Proteins from a genomic interval of Ferrovibrio terrae:
- a CDS encoding diacylglycerol/lipid kinase family protein translates to MPGSPHATYRRRLLVIYNPTAGAGQLGRRKRARLEAYLDLLEDSGCAVEFRPTAKRGDAETFAAEAVAEKYDAVVAAGGDGTIGEVANGLPANSAPLGIFPLGTANVLAMEIGLPLDPPAVMRAVLHGPQTMIWPGFVNDRLFTIMAGVGFDAHVVRDLPPQMKRWFGKASYVIESLHQLAAYNVPRYRVGIDGKDYDCASAVVAKGHFYGGKFICAPHARLDDPSFEVCLFRMGGRIGAARATVALTLGLLQKLPEIELVRGHDVTITLLGTGLDGEPVQADGDIAATLPAHVRIGSRPIPLILPKGSTLAPDVISRAAE, encoded by the coding sequence ATGCCCGGGTCACCGCACGCGACCTACCGCCGGCGCCTGCTGGTGATCTACAACCCGACCGCCGGAGCCGGCCAGCTCGGGCGGCGCAAGCGCGCGCGACTCGAAGCCTATCTCGACCTGCTGGAAGATTCCGGCTGTGCGGTGGAGTTCCGCCCCACGGCCAAGCGAGGCGACGCCGAGACCTTTGCCGCCGAAGCTGTCGCTGAAAAATACGATGCCGTGGTGGCTGCGGGCGGCGACGGCACGATTGGCGAAGTGGCGAACGGTCTGCCAGCGAACAGCGCGCCGCTTGGTATCTTTCCGCTGGGCACCGCCAATGTGCTGGCGATGGAGATTGGCTTGCCGCTCGATCCTCCGGCAGTGATGCGTGCCGTGCTGCATGGGCCGCAGACCATGATCTGGCCCGGCTTTGTGAATGACCGCCTGTTCACCATCATGGCCGGCGTCGGTTTCGATGCGCATGTGGTGCGCGATCTGCCGCCGCAGATGAAACGCTGGTTCGGCAAGGCGTCTTACGTGATCGAGAGTCTGCACCAGCTCGCGGCCTATAACGTGCCGCGCTATCGCGTCGGCATTGATGGCAAAGATTACGACTGCGCTTCGGCCGTCGTCGCCAAGGGGCATTTCTACGGCGGCAAGTTTATCTGCGCGCCGCATGCGCGGCTGGATGATCCGTCGTTTGAAGTCTGCCTGTTCAGGATGGGTGGTCGCATCGGCGCAGCGCGCGCGACCGTGGCGCTAACGCTCGGCTTGCTGCAAAAGCTGCCCGAGATCGAACTGGTGCGCGGACACGACGTGACGATCACTCTTCTTGGCACAGGCCTCGACGGCGAGCCGGTGCAGGCCGATGGCGATATCGCCGCCACACTGCCAGCACATGTCAGGATCGGCAGCCGGCCGATCCCACTGATCCTGCCCAAAGGCAGCACACTGGCCCCGGATGTGATAAGCAGGGCGGCAGAATAA
- a CDS encoding thermonuclease family protein, whose amino-acid sequence MTWYAIRLVVFLLLMAVPVLAAASEIRVLDGDTIKIGQVNYRLHGIDAPEKSQHCQRDNIDWLCGQEAAAHLRRLIAGRPVTCSEKDRDRYGRVVAVCEAGGEDLNRAMVRAGLAWAYLAYSRDYEAAEWEAQLLGNGVWAASVRAVPAWDWRRAQKEQNRRAKPANDNAAGSGRIRG is encoded by the coding sequence ATGACATGGTATGCGATTCGGCTTGTCGTCTTTCTCCTCCTGATGGCCGTCCCCGTGCTGGCGGCCGCGTCCGAAATTCGGGTGCTGGACGGCGACACCATCAAGATCGGCCAGGTGAATTACCGCCTGCATGGCATCGATGCCCCGGAGAAATCCCAGCATTGCCAAAGAGATAACATAGACTGGCTATGCGGTCAGGAAGCTGCCGCGCATCTGCGGCGCCTGATTGCGGGCCGTCCGGTCACCTGCTCCGAGAAGGATCGCGACCGCTATGGCCGGGTGGTGGCGGTCTGCGAGGCTGGCGGGGAAGATCTGAACCGGGCCATGGTGCGGGCTGGCCTCGCCTGGGCCTACCTGGCCTACAGCCGGGATTATGAGGCCGCCGAATGGGAGGCCCAGCTGCTGGGTAACGGGGTCTGGGCGGCTTCCGTTCGAGCCGTACCGGCTTGGGACTGGCGCCGCGCCCAAAAAGAGCAGAACCGGCGCGCCAAACCGGCGAACGATAATGCGGCTGGAAGTGGCCGAATCCGGGGTTGA
- the rplU gene encoding 50S ribosomal protein L21 yields the protein MFAVIKTGGKQYKVAAGDVLEVELVAGEAGDKIEFGQVLAIGNGGDVKLGKDVANAKVTAEVVGLTRGPKLIIFKKRRRQNSRRKNGHRQRYTAVKILEIAA from the coding sequence ATGTTCGCAGTGATCAAGACCGGCGGTAAGCAGTACAAGGTGGCAGCGGGCGACGTGCTCGAGGTCGAACTGGTGGCCGGCGAGGCGGGCGACAAGATCGAATTCGGCCAGGTGCTGGCCATCGGCAATGGCGGCGACGTCAAGCTCGGCAAGGATGTCGCCAATGCCAAGGTGACAGCGGAAGTCGTCGGTCTGACCCGCGGTCCGAAGCTGATCATCTTCAAGAAGCGCCGCCGGCAGAATTCGCGTCGCAAGAACGGTCATCGCCAGCGCTACACCGCGGTGAAGATCCTCGAGATCGCTGCCTAA
- the rpmA gene encoding 50S ribosomal protein L27, giving the protein MAHKKAGGSSRNGRDSQSKRLGVKKYGSEAVVAGNIIVRQRGTKVHAGKNVGMGKDHTLFATANGVVKFHDGKGSRSYVSVLPSEA; this is encoded by the coding sequence ATGGCACATAAAAAAGCTGGCGGCTCTTCGCGTAACGGTCGCGACTCCCAGTCCAAGCGTCTCGGCGTCAAGAAGTACGGCAGCGAAGCCGTTGTCGCCGGCAACATCATCGTTCGTCAGCGCGGCACCAAGGTGCATGCCGGCAAGAACGTGGGCATGGGCAAGGACCACACCCTGTTCGCCACTGCCAACGGCGTCGTGAAGTTCCATGACGGCAAGGGCAGCCGCTCGTATGTTTCGGTGCTCCCGTCGGAGGCGTAA
- the obgE gene encoding GTPase ObgE, with translation MKFLDQAKVYVESGQGGPGSISFRREKFIEHGGPDGGNGGKGGDVWAECVDGLNTLIDYRYQQHFRAARGGHGSGRQRSGANSDDVILKVPKGTQIFAEDNETLLADLTELGQRVLLCKGGDGGFGNEHYKSATNRAPRRNSPGWPGEEKWIWLRLKLIADAGLVGLPNAGKSTFLSRVSRAKPKIADYPFTTLKPQLGVVKANDREFVLADLPGLIEGAAEGAGLGHRFLGHVERCAVILHLLDGTSEDPVRDWKLVRKELKAYGGGLDKKLEIIGLNKIDAIPADELKEKIAKLKRSAKRPVLALSGVTGEGVDVVSTQLFAIIAEARAAEKAAAGIEVGEVESGDE, from the coding sequence ATGAAATTCCTCGATCAGGCCAAGGTCTATGTTGAAAGCGGACAGGGTGGACCCGGCTCCATCAGCTTCCGCCGTGAGAAGTTCATCGAGCATGGCGGCCCGGATGGCGGCAATGGCGGCAAGGGCGGCGATGTCTGGGCCGAATGCGTCGATGGCCTCAACACGCTGATCGACTATCGCTACCAGCAGCATTTCCGTGCCGCGCGCGGCGGCCATGGCTCTGGCCGGCAGCGCTCCGGCGCCAATTCCGACGACGTGATCCTCAAAGTGCCGAAGGGCACGCAAATCTTCGCCGAGGATAACGAGACGCTGCTCGCCGACCTGACCGAGCTCGGCCAGCGCGTGCTGCTGTGCAAGGGTGGCGACGGTGGCTTCGGCAACGAACACTACAAGTCGGCCACCAACCGCGCGCCGCGTCGTAACTCGCCCGGCTGGCCTGGTGAGGAAAAGTGGATCTGGCTGCGGCTGAAGTTGATCGCCGATGCCGGCCTGGTCGGCCTGCCCAATGCCGGCAAGTCGACCTTCCTGAGCCGCGTCAGCCGCGCCAAGCCCAAGATCGCCGATTATCCCTTCACCACGCTGAAGCCGCAGCTGGGCGTCGTGAAGGCGAACGACCGCGAATTCGTGCTGGCCGATCTGCCCGGCCTGATCGAGGGCGCCGCCGAAGGTGCGGGCCTCGGCCATCGCTTCCTCGGCCATGTCGAACGCTGCGCGGTGATCCTGCATCTGCTGGACGGCACGTCAGAGGATCCGGTCAGGGACTGGAAGCTGGTCCGCAAGGAACTGAAGGCCTATGGCGGCGGGCTCGACAAGAAGCTCGAGATCATCGGCCTGAACAAGATCGATGCGATTCCGGCCGACGAACTGAAAGAGAAGATCGCCAAGCTGAAGCGTTCGGCCAAGCGCCCGGTGCTGGCGTTGTCAGGCGTCACCGGCGAAGGCGTCGACGTCGTGTCGACGCAGCTGTTCGCCATCATCGCCGAGGCGCGCGCCGCCGAGAAGGCAGCCGCAGGAATCGAGGTTGGCGAGGTCGAGAGCGGCGATGAGTAG
- the proB gene encoding glutamate 5-kinase — protein sequence MSSHLDKARRVVIKVGSSLLVDTEKNELRAAWLAALVDDIATLRADGKEVLVVSSGAIALGRRILGLNGKALRLEESQAAAAAGQIRLSSAWQDALSKHDLKTAQLLLTLGDTESRRHYLNARETVNTLLKLGTVPVVNENDTVATAEIRFGDNDRLAARVAQMISADCLVLLSDIDGLYTADPGVDASAKFLSEIAAITPEIEAMAGVSRSGLGRGGMITKIVAAKIAVGAGCAMVIANGKQMHPVKNVRDGGRCTWFHAHSTPAAARKQWIAGHLNPQGTLTLDDGAVKALRSGRSLLPAGVTHVDGRFQRGDLVRVCSTDGVEIAVGLSAYADEDARLIKGHKSGDIEDILGYRGRDEMIHRDELVLR from the coding sequence ATGAGTAGCCATCTCGACAAGGCGCGGCGTGTCGTCATCAAGGTCGGCTCGTCGCTGCTGGTCGATACCGAGAAGAACGAGCTGCGTGCCGCATGGCTGGCCGCCCTGGTCGATGACATCGCGACACTGCGGGCTGACGGCAAGGAAGTGCTGGTGGTGTCATCCGGCGCCATCGCGCTCGGCCGTCGCATCCTGGGCCTGAACGGCAAGGCGCTGCGGCTGGAGGAAAGTCAGGCGGCGGCGGCGGCCGGCCAGATCCGCCTTTCGTCGGCCTGGCAGGATGCGCTGAGCAAGCACGATCTGAAGACCGCGCAGCTGCTGCTCACCCTGGGCGATACGGAATCGCGCCGGCATTACCTGAATGCCCGCGAAACCGTGAATACGCTGCTGAAGCTCGGCACCGTGCCGGTGGTGAACGAGAATGACACGGTGGCTACCGCCGAAATCCGCTTCGGTGACAACGACCGTCTGGCCGCCCGCGTGGCGCAGATGATCTCGGCCGACTGCCTGGTGCTGCTGTCGGACATCGACGGGCTCTACACCGCCGATCCCGGTGTCGATGCGTCCGCAAAGTTCCTGTCCGAGATTGCAGCGATCACGCCGGAGATTGAGGCGATGGCCGGTGTATCACGCTCCGGTCTCGGCCGTGGCGGCATGATCACCAAGATTGTCGCCGCCAAGATCGCGGTCGGCGCCGGCTGCGCCATGGTGATCGCCAACGGCAAGCAGATGCACCCGGTGAAGAACGTGCGCGACGGCGGCCGCTGCACCTGGTTCCATGCCCATTCGACACCGGCGGCGGCGCGCAAGCAGTGGATCGCCGGCCATCTGAATCCGCAGGGCACGCTGACGCTGGATGATGGCGCGGTGAAGGCCTTGCGCTCGGGCCGCTCGCTGCTACCTGCCGGTGTGACCCATGTCGACGGCCGTTTTCAGCGCGGCGATCTGGTGCGCGTCTGTTCGACAGATGGCGTCGAGATCGCGGTGGGTCTGTCGGCATACGCCGATGAAGACGCACGCCTGATCAAGGGGCACAAATCTGGCGACATCGAAGACATTCTCGGTTACCGTGGCCGCGACGAAATGATCCATCGTGACGAACTGGTGCTGCGATGA
- a CDS encoding glutamate-5-semialdehyde dehydrogenase — MTAHIAITDTSALMNQMGAAAKTAARVLATASTEQKNAALKAAATVLRNSEQKILTANAEDMAAGKAKGLTTALLDRLMLDGKRIAAIAQGLEEIADLADPVGAVIADWTRPNGLKFERVRTPLGVIGVIYESRPNVTADAGGLCLKAGNACILRGGSESFQSSRAIHACLVEGLKAAGLPEAAIQLVPTTDRAMVGAMLTAANWLDVIVPRGGKSLVARVQSESRVPVFAHLEGNCHVYVEASVTLDMAKSIVLNAKLRRTGVCGAAETLLVERAAVKSHLAPLVTMLLDAGCEVRGDADTRKVDARVKPATEEDWATEYLDAIIAVRVVDNLDAAIEHIATHGSSHTEAILTENADHAAQFMNRLDSAILLHNASTQFADGAEFGFGAEIGIATGKMHARGPVGVEQLTTFKYRVHGTGQTRP, encoded by the coding sequence ATGACGGCGCATATTGCGATCACCGACACATCCGCCCTGATGAACCAGATGGGCGCGGCAGCCAAGACTGCCGCCCGCGTGCTGGCCACTGCATCGACCGAACAGAAGAATGCTGCGCTGAAGGCTGCCGCGACTGTCCTTCGCAACAGCGAGCAGAAAATTCTCACCGCCAATGCCGAAGACATGGCTGCCGGCAAGGCGAAGGGCCTGACAACAGCTTTGCTCGACCGTCTGATGCTGGACGGCAAGCGCATCGCCGCCATCGCGCAGGGGCTGGAAGAGATCGCGGACCTTGCCGATCCGGTGGGTGCCGTGATCGCCGACTGGACGCGGCCGAACGGTCTGAAGTTCGAACGTGTGCGCACGCCGCTCGGCGTGATCGGCGTGATCTATGAAAGCCGCCCCAATGTGACGGCCGATGCCGGCGGACTCTGCCTGAAAGCCGGCAACGCCTGCATCCTGCGTGGTGGCTCTGAAAGCTTCCAGTCCAGCCGGGCGATCCATGCCTGCCTGGTCGAAGGCCTGAAAGCGGCGGGCCTGCCTGAGGCCGCGATCCAGCTCGTGCCTACCACGGATCGCGCGATGGTCGGTGCGATGCTGACGGCGGCGAACTGGCTGGACGTGATCGTGCCGCGCGGCGGCAAGTCGCTGGTGGCGCGTGTACAGTCGGAAAGCCGCGTGCCGGTTTTTGCGCATCTGGAAGGTAATTGCCATGTCTATGTCGAGGCGAGCGTCACGCTCGACATGGCGAAATCAATCGTACTGAACGCCAAACTGCGCCGCACGGGTGTCTGCGGTGCGGCTGAAACCCTGCTGGTCGAACGCGCCGCCGTGAAATCACACCTGGCGCCGCTGGTCACCATGCTGCTGGACGCCGGCTGCGAAGTGCGCGGCGATGCCGACACCAGGAAGGTGGATGCACGCGTCAAGCCTGCCACCGAAGAGGACTGGGCCACCGAATATCTCGACGCCATCATCGCCGTACGCGTGGTGGACAATCTGGATGCCGCCATCGAGCATATCGCCACGCATGGCTCCAGCCATACCGAAGCAATCCTGACCGAGAATGCCGATCACGCCGCCCAGTTCATGAACCGGCTCGACAGCGCCATCCTGCTGCACAATGCCTCGACGCAGTTCGCCGATGGCGCGGAATTCGGCTTCGGCGCCGAGATCGGCATTGCCACCGGCAAGATGCATGCGCGCGGCCCGGTCGGCGTGGAGCAGCTCACCACCTTCAAATATCGCGTGCACGGCACCGGGCAGACGCGGCCCTGA
- a CDS encoding nicotinate-nucleotide adenylyltransferase — MIPPLGSSIGLRIGLLGGSFNPAHAAHREISLTALHRLKLDQVWWLVSPQNPLKSTRGMAPLDRRLEQAEAVAAHPHIRVTAIETTLGTRYTADTLRRLTIHYPQAAFVWLMGADNLAQFHRWQDWRGIARTMPIAVLDRPGFNLTALQGPAARWLSRHRLPRYDAAALAGKTAPAFLLLKSKLNPLSATAIRAQRKPGGRV; from the coding sequence ATGATCCCGCCTCTGGGTTCCTCCATCGGACTGCGCATCGGACTGCTCGGCGGGTCGTTCAATCCTGCCCATGCGGCGCATCGCGAGATCAGCCTGACCGCACTGCACCGGCTGAAGCTGGATCAGGTCTGGTGGCTGGTCAGCCCGCAGAACCCGCTGAAATCCACGCGCGGCATGGCGCCGCTGGACCGGCGGCTTGAGCAGGCCGAGGCCGTGGCAGCGCATCCGCACATCCGGGTCACCGCCATCGAGACCACCCTGGGTACGCGGTATACGGCCGATACCCTCCGGCGCCTGACCATCCATTACCCGCAGGCCGCGTTTGTCTGGCTGATGGGAGCGGACAACCTGGCGCAATTCCACCGCTGGCAGGACTGGCGGGGCATCGCGCGGACCATGCCGATTGCCGTGCTCGACCGACCGGGCTTCAATCTGACCGCCCTGCAGGGCCCGGCGGCCCGCTGGCTGTCGCGCCATCGCCTGCCGCGCTATGATGCGGCAGCCCTGGCCGGCAAAACAGCCCCGGCCTTCCTGCTGCTGAAGTCCAAGCTTAATCCGCTGAGCGCAACGGCGATCCGTGCCCAGCGAAAACCGGGAGGACGCGTATGA
- a CDS encoding NADPH:quinone oxidoreductase family protein, with protein MSAAVNVKAMVCEAWGGPESLALKDLALPALGAKDVRIKVHVAGLNFPDTLMITGKYQMKPAFPFAPGMECAGEIIAVGEKVTDVKVGDRVMATTGHGSFAEQVQCPASNVFKIPASMPYEAAAGFPITYGTTYHALVDRGRMKPGEVLLVHGAAGGVGLNAVELGRELGATVIGTVGSDEKAAIVKEYGAAHVINYSTESIKDRVKELTGGNGADVIYDAVGGDAFDQSLRCINWDGRLLVIGFASGRIPEAPANLALIKGCSIVGVFWGAFAAREPEKNRANFAALLALYEHGKLKPHVSQSFALDQVPQAMAALLSRKTTGKVVIKVS; from the coding sequence ATGTCGGCAGCGGTGAACGTGAAGGCGATGGTCTGTGAAGCCTGGGGTGGGCCGGAGAGTCTGGCGCTCAAGGATCTCGCGCTGCCCGCACTTGGCGCAAAAGATGTACGCATCAAGGTGCATGTCGCGGGGCTCAATTTCCCTGACACGCTGATGATTACCGGCAAATATCAGATGAAGCCGGCTTTCCCGTTTGCGCCGGGTATGGAATGTGCGGGTGAGATCATTGCGGTGGGCGAGAAGGTGACCGATGTGAAAGTCGGCGATCGCGTGATGGCCACCACCGGTCATGGCAGTTTCGCCGAACAGGTGCAGTGTCCGGCCAGCAACGTGTTCAAGATTCCCGCCAGCATGCCTTATGAGGCGGCGGCTGGCTTTCCGATCACCTACGGCACCACCTATCACGCGCTGGTCGATCGCGGCCGTATGAAGCCGGGCGAAGTGCTGCTGGTACATGGCGCTGCCGGTGGTGTTGGGCTGAACGCGGTCGAACTTGGCCGCGAACTCGGTGCCACCGTGATCGGCACGGTCGGTTCTGATGAAAAGGCCGCCATCGTGAAGGAATATGGCGCGGCGCATGTGATCAACTATTCGACAGAAAGCATCAAGGATCGCGTGAAGGAACTCACCGGCGGCAACGGCGCCGATGTGATCTACGATGCGGTCGGCGGCGATGCCTTCGACCAGTCGTTACGCTGCATCAACTGGGACGGTCGCCTGCTGGTGATCGGCTTCGCGTCCGGGCGCATCCCGGAAGCGCCGGCCAACCTGGCGCTGATCAAGGGCTGCAGCATCGTCGGCGTGTTCTGGGGCGCATTCGCGGCGCGCGAGCCGGAAAAGAACCGCGCCAATTTCGCGGCGCTGCTGGCGCTCTACGAGCACGGCAAGCTCAAGCCGCACGTCTCGCAGAGCTTCGCGCTCGATCAGGTGCCGCAGGCAATGGCGGCTCTGCTCTCGCGCAAGACCACCGGCAAGGTGGTCATCAAGGTGAGCTGA
- the infC gene encoding translation initiation factor IF-3 — MARPPFNAPPTPKTDGPRVNFEIDVPNVRLIDAVGENRGVVSIREALRLAEEAGLDLCEISPNADPPVAKILDYGKYKYEAQKKAAEARKKQKIIELKEIKLRPMIDTHDYDVKMKAMVRFLEEGDKVKVTLRFRGREMAHQELGMKLLDRVRDDLGDKAKMEQTPKMEGRQMTMVMAPK, encoded by the coding sequence ATAGCCCGTCCCCCGTTCAATGCCCCGCCGACACCGAAAACCGATGGTCCGCGGGTCAATTTTGAGATCGACGTCCCGAACGTCCGCCTGATCGACGCCGTTGGCGAAAATCGTGGCGTGGTTTCCATCCGTGAAGCCCTGCGTCTGGCCGAAGAGGCCGGACTTGATCTCTGCGAAATCTCGCCCAACGCCGATCCGCCCGTCGCCAAGATCCTCGATTACGGCAAGTACAAGTACGAGGCGCAGAAGAAGGCGGCTGAGGCGCGCAAGAAGCAGAAGATCATCGAACTCAAAGAGATCAAGCTGCGCCCAATGATCGACACGCATGATTATGACGTGAAGATGAAGGCGATGGTGCGCTTCCTTGAAGAAGGCGACAAGGTCAAGGTGACCCTGCGTTTCCGTGGCCGCGAGATGGCGCACCAGGAACTCGGCATGAAGCTGCTGGATCGCGTGCGCGATGATCTCGGCGACAAGGCCAAGATGGAGCAGACGCCCAAGATGGAAGGGCGGCAGATGACCATGGTAATGGCTCCGAAATAA
- the thrS gene encoding threonine--tRNA ligase yields the protein MSNPAISAAEVRVTLPDGSVRTYAGGSTGADVAASIGAGLAKAALAIRLDGQLKDLKTPIKSDAKLEIVTMKDKNETELLELLRHDGAHVMAQAVQELFPGTQITFGPSTDDGFYYDFVRDEAFTPDDFTKIEQRMAEIVKRDLPITREEWAPEKAVEYFKSIGETYKAEWVAEIAKRGEAISIYRQGDSWLDLCMGPHLPSTGKLPPVFKIMKVSGAYWRGDANNRQLQRIYATAWRDQKELDAYLKRLEEAEKRDHRRLGKEMGLFHQQEEAAGMVFWHPKGWTLYRTLEAYMRQRLEKAKYVEVKTPQLVDRKLWEASGHWEKFRESMYIAENEEGIRDFAANPDERIFALKPMNCPCHVQIFNQGLKSYRDLPLRMAEFGSCHRFEPGGALHGIMRVRNFTQDDAHIFCTEDQIISESKIFCDLLQSIYKDMGFAEIKVKFSDRPAKRAGSDETWDKAENALKDACVASGLDYTLNPGEGAFYGPKLEFVLRDTIGRDWQCGTLQVDFVLPERLDADYVGADGARHRPVMLHRAILGSFERFIGILLEQYAGRLPLWMSPLQAVVAPIVSDCDSYAQQVADQLDAAGMRVDTDLRNEKINYKIRELSLAKVPVILVVGKKEAEQGTVTLRRLGTEQQETIALADAIARLSAEARMPQG from the coding sequence CCGCCGCCGAAGTCCGCGTCACCCTGCCCGATGGCAGTGTGCGAACTTACGCGGGCGGCAGCACCGGTGCGGATGTGGCGGCCAGCATTGGCGCCGGCCTGGCCAAGGCGGCGCTCGCCATCCGTCTGGACGGCCAGCTCAAGGACCTCAAGACGCCGATCAAGAGCGATGCGAAGCTCGAGATCGTCACCATGAAGGACAAGAACGAGACCGAGCTGCTTGAGTTGCTGCGCCATGACGGCGCGCATGTGATGGCGCAGGCGGTGCAGGAACTGTTCCCCGGCACGCAGATCACCTTCGGGCCATCGACGGACGACGGCTTCTATTACGACTTCGTGCGCGACGAGGCTTTCACGCCGGACGACTTCACCAAGATCGAACAGCGCATGGCCGAGATCGTGAAGCGCGATCTGCCGATCACGCGCGAGGAATGGGCGCCGGAAAAGGCGGTCGAGTACTTCAAGTCGATCGGCGAGACCTACAAGGCCGAATGGGTCGCTGAGATTGCGAAACGCGGCGAGGCGATCTCTATCTATCGTCAGGGTGATAGCTGGCTCGACCTCTGCATGGGGCCTCACTTGCCCTCGACCGGCAAACTGCCGCCGGTGTTCAAGATCATGAAGGTGTCGGGTGCCTACTGGCGCGGCGATGCCAATAACCGCCAGCTGCAGCGCATCTATGCGACCGCCTGGCGCGACCAGAAAGAACTCGACGCTTACCTGAAGCGCCTCGAAGAGGCCGAAAAGCGCGACCACCGTCGTCTCGGCAAGGAGATGGGCCTCTTCCACCAGCAGGAAGAAGCCGCCGGCATGGTGTTCTGGCATCCGAAGGGCTGGACGCTGTACCGCACCCTCGAAGCCTATATGCGCCAGCGCCTGGAAAAGGCGAAGTATGTCGAGGTGAAGACGCCGCAGCTGGTCGACCGCAAGCTGTGGGAGGCTTCTGGTCACTGGGAGAAGTTCCGCGAAAGCATGTATATCGCGGAAAACGAAGAGGGCATCCGCGACTTCGCCGCCAATCCCGACGAGCGCATCTTCGCGCTGAAGCCGATGAACTGCCCCTGCCATGTGCAGATCTTCAACCAGGGCCTCAAGAGCTATCGCGACCTGCCGCTGCGCATGGCCGAATTCGGTTCGTGCCACCGCTTCGAGCCGGGCGGTGCGCTGCATGGCATCATGCGCGTGCGCAACTTCACCCAGGACGACGCACATATCTTCTGCACCGAAGACCAGATCATTTCGGAGAGCAAGATTTTCTGCGACCTGCTGCAGTCGATCTACAAGGACATGGGCTTCGCCGAGATCAAGGTGAAGTTCTCCGACCGTCCTGCCAAGCGCGCCGGCTCGGACGAGACCTGGGACAAGGCCGAAAACGCGCTGAAGGATGCCTGCGTCGCCTCTGGCCTCGACTACACGCTCAATCCCGGCGAAGGCGCCTTCTATGGTCCGAAGCTGGAATTCGTGCTGCGCGATACCATCGGCCGCGACTGGCAGTGCGGCACGCTGCAGGTCGACTTCGTGTTGCCCGAGCGTCTGGATGCCGACTATGTCGGTGCCGATGGCGCCCGCCATCGCCCGGTGATGCTGCATCGCGCGATCCTTGGCAGCTTCGAGCGCTTCATCGGCATCCTGCTCGAGCAGTATGCCGGTCGTCTGCCGCTGTGGATGTCGCCGCTGCAGGCCGTGGTCGCCCCCATCGTGTCGGATTGCGATTCTTACGCGCAGCAGGTTGCCGACCAGCTCGATGCCGCCGGCATGCGCGTCGATACCGACCTGCGCAACGAGAAGATCAACTACAAGATCCGCGAGCTCAGCCTGGCCAAGGTTCCGGTCATCCTGGTGGTCGGCAAGAAGGAGGCGGAACAGGGTACCGTGACCCTGCGGCGCCTCGGGACCGAGCAGCAGGAAACCATTGCGTTGGCCGACGCGATTGCTAGATTGTCGGCCGAGGCCCGGATGCCGCAGGGTTGA